In Candidatus Woesearchaeota archaeon, a single genomic region encodes these proteins:
- a CDS encoding methyltransferase codes for MYEPQEDTNLILKFIKKYASGQVLDMGTGSGILAREALKYTQKVTAVDVNPEAIDYAKANSDKIIEFKISNLFQNIKQRYNLIIFNPPYLPEDKLEDTASRQITTGGKHGYEVIETFLEQANEYLEDNGKILLVFSSLTNKDYVDEIINKCLFQFKLIETEILPMFEQLYLYQIDKTPLLKKLNEIKEFRFLNKGHRGYIYTGKFKNKKVTIKLKNPKSKACGRIKNEVEILKVLNKKKIGPKVLKATNDYFIYDYIDGQFFPQYVKESNKEDIMVVIRNLFQQCYEMDKLKINKEEMHHPHKHILIKSTPILLDFERANKSTKPHNVTQFCQYLSMMKPDLKKKKVFINITKLRELSRDYKKSYDKKILGKIINSIL; via the coding sequence ATATACGAACCACAAGAGGACACTAATTTAATATTAAAATTCATTAAAAAATACGCTTCAGGCCAAGTGTTAGATATGGGTACAGGTTCAGGCATTCTTGCTAGAGAGGCATTAAAGTATACTCAAAAAGTTACGGCTGTTGATGTTAATCCGGAAGCAATTGATTATGCAAAAGCCAATTCTGATAAAATAATTGAATTCAAGATTTCAAATTTATTTCAAAATATAAAACAAAGATATAATCTTATTATTTTTAACCCACCATATCTTCCGGAAGATAAACTTGAAGACACGGCATCAAGACAAATTACTACCGGGGGTAAACATGGTTATGAGGTTATTGAAACGTTTCTTGAGCAAGCTAATGAATATCTTGAAGATAATGGTAAAATTTTGCTAGTGTTTAGTTCCTTAACAAATAAAGATTATGTTGATGAAATTATTAATAAATGCCTTTTTCAGTTTAAACTTATAGAGACAGAGATTTTGCCAATGTTTGAACAACTTTATTTGTATCAGATTGATAAAACTCCGTTATTAAAAAAATTAAATGAGATTAAGGAGTTTAGGTTTTTAAATAAAGGCCATAGGGGATATATTTATACTGGTAAATTTAAAAATAAAAAAGTTACAATTAAATTAAAAAATCCTAAATCTAAAGCCTGCGGCAGAATCAAGAATGAGGTAGAAATTTTAAAGGTTTTAAATAAAAAAAAAATCGGTCCTAAAGTTTTAAAAGCAACTAATGATTATTTTATATATGATTATATCGATGGGCAATTTTTCCCGCAGTATGTGAAAGAATCAAATAAAGAGGATATTATGGTAGTTATCCGGAATTTATTTCAGCAATGCTATGAAATGGATAAATTAAAGATTAATAAAGAGGAGATGCATCATCCCCATAAACATATTTTAATTAAATCAACGCCTATTTTATTAGATTTTGAGAGAGCAAATAAATCAACAAAACCGCATAATGTTACGCAATTTTGCCAATATTTATCTATGATGAAACCAGATTTAAAAAAGAAGAAAGTTTTTATAAATATTACCAAACTTAGAGAACTTTCCAGAGATTATAAAAAGTCTTATGATAAAAAGATTTTAGGTAAAATTATAAATAGCATACTTTAA